In Ptychodera flava strain L36383 chromosome 17, AS_Pfla_20210202, whole genome shotgun sequence, one genomic interval encodes:
- the LOC139115653 gene encoding protein FAM167A-like, with the protein MEESQQICDVTTNGDDSDEVDDLAILKSMTTRLKLKTRRPSYIEWRAKLEKPSLAYYTPDVATVSPKSHAERKEDIESAIEWLRRELIDMRSQDQSLARQLVQIHREIQRLRLEQSCEAHRDMIDEMQYTLEEQDEMADICEMDPNLLKIMRTPLNHLGVTRMNLSTRRFSLC; encoded by the exons ATGGAAGAGTCACAGCAAATCTGTGATGTGACGACAAACGGCGACGACAGCGATGAAGTGGACGACCTGGCAATACTGAAGTCAATGACCACGCGGCTAAAGCTTAAAACCAGACGACCGTCCTACATTGAATGGAGGGCAAAACTTGAGAAACCTTCGTTGGCTTACTATACCCCAGATGTTGCCACAGTCTCCCCGAAGTCACACGCCGAGAGGAAGGAGGACATAGAGAGCGCCATCGAATGGCTACGACGAGAACTG ATCGACATGAGATCTCAGGACCAAAGCCTCGCCCGGCAACTGGTGCAGATCCATCGAGAGATACAGCGACTCCGCTTGGAACAGAGCTGCGAGGCTCACCGGGACATGATCGATGAAATGCAGTACACCCTCGAGGAACAAGACGAGATGGCCGATATCTGTGAGATGGATCCGAACTTGTTGAAAATTATGAGGACGCCTCTGAATCACCTGGGGGTGACTCGAATGAACTTGAGCACCCGGAGATTCTCTCTGTGCTGA